Proteins from a single region of Actinomycetota bacterium:
- a CDS encoding pyridoxamine 5'-phosphate oxidase family protein: protein MSPRPELSMSMQDIRAFIREPHTGVLSTIGPQGFPHSVGIFYIPELSEPLELHMWVYGKSQKARNVERRAEASVLVEHGEPYADLRGVLISGTARIERAPERVLELGKAIYERYFLPRTGIALEDAPLANIERQALKRVNLVLTAVRFASWDHAKGRDTITDGGRA from the coding sequence ATGTCACCGCGGCCAGAGCTATCGATGTCGATGCAGGACATCAGGGCCTTCATCCGAGAGCCGCACACAGGCGTCCTCTCCACCATCGGCCCGCAGGGGTTTCCGCACTCGGTGGGGATCTTCTACATCCCGGAGCTGAGCGAACCTCTGGAGCTGCACATGTGGGTCTACGGCAAGAGCCAGAAGGCGCGCAACGTCGAGCGGCGCGCCGAGGCGTCGGTGCTCGTCGAGCACGGCGAGCCGTACGCGGACCTGCGCGGTGTGCTCATCTCCGGGACGGCACGTATCGAGCGAGCGCCGGAGCGGGTGCTGGAGCTTGGTAAAGCGATCTACGAGCGCTACTTCTTGCCTCGGACGGGGATAGCGCTGGAGGACGCTCCGCTCGCCAACATCGAGCGTCAAGCGCTGAAGAGGGTGAACCTGGTTCTGACCGCGGTTCGTTTCGCGTCGTGGGACCACGCAAAGGGCAGAGACACGATCACGGACGGAGGACGAGCATGA
- a CDS encoding TerC family protein — protein sequence MEPWYLYAGFIGFVIAMLVIDLKFFHAEQHEPTTRESGIWVGVWVGLAIVFGIIVYFWKGGGTAAEYFAGYLIEYSLSVDNMFVFVLIFSYFRVPLAYQHQVLFYGILGAMIFRGIFIALGVALISNFEWVIYVFGAFLIYTAIRIARGTEEVHPEDNPVLKFAQKRIPTTTKFDGQKLFTVENGKRLATPLFIVLLFIELTDIIFAIDSIPAIFGITTDPFIVLTSNVFAILGLRALYFLLAGFMDRFHLLKYGLAIVLGFVGLKMLGTAVSCEGETTFCHDHHLSVPIWMSLAIIVVTLGVTVYLSLKNPAPVDPDPPYEHDDQDRRLA from the coding sequence TTGGAACCCTGGTACTTGTACGCGGGCTTCATCGGATTCGTGATCGCGATGTTGGTCATCGACCTCAAGTTCTTCCACGCAGAGCAGCACGAGCCGACCACGCGCGAGTCGGGCATCTGGGTCGGGGTCTGGGTCGGGCTCGCGATCGTCTTCGGGATCATCGTCTACTTCTGGAAGGGCGGTGGGACCGCTGCGGAGTACTTCGCCGGCTACCTGATCGAGTACTCGCTGTCAGTCGACAACATGTTCGTCTTCGTCTTGATCTTCAGTTACTTCCGCGTTCCGCTCGCGTACCAACACCAGGTCCTCTTCTACGGGATCTTGGGCGCGATGATCTTTCGAGGCATCTTCATCGCGCTCGGCGTTGCGCTCATCAGTAACTTCGAATGGGTCATCTACGTGTTCGGCGCGTTCCTGATCTACACCGCGATCAGGATCGCCCGGGGGACCGAGGAGGTCCATCCGGAAGACAACCCTGTATTGAAGTTCGCACAGAAGCGGATCCCGACGACGACGAAGTTCGACGGTCAGAAGCTCTTCACGGTGGAGAACGGCAAGCGTCTAGCGACCCCGCTCTTCATCGTTCTCCTGTTCATCGAGTTGACCGACATCATCTTTGCCATCGACTCGATCCCTGCGATATTCGGGATCACCACAGACCCCTTCATCGTCCTGACGTCGAACGTCTTCGCCATCCTCGGGCTGCGGGCGCTCTACTTCTTGCTCGCAGGGTTCATGGACCGGTTCCATCTCCTGAAGTACGGCCTGGCTATCGTGCTCGGGTTCGTCGGGCTGAAGATGTTGGGGACCGCGGTGAGCTGTGAGGGCGAGACGACGTTCTGTCACGACCACCATCTCTCGGTGCCCATCTGGATGTCGCTCGCGATCATCGTGGTCACGCTCGGAGTGACGGTCTACCTGTCGCTCAAGAACCCGGCCCCGGTCGACCCCGACCCGCCTTACGAACACGACGATCAGGACCGGAGACTCGCCTAG
- a CDS encoding SDR family NAD(P)-dependent oxidoreductase: MDGEMERPVAIVTGASAGIGAATAERLASEGFEVILGARRLDKLEEVAERSGGRALRLDVSDASSVEAFAAEIERANLLVNNAGLAVGVNRLAELSDEAAETMWGTNVLGLLRVTRALLPKLEDSGNGHIVNVGSVAGREVYPGGGGYTATKHAVRAITQTLRLELVGRPVRITEVAPGLVETEFSLVRFANDRTQAAKPYEGIEALTAEDVADCIAWAATRPPHVNIDEIVVKPRAQASATVVARER; this comes from the coding sequence ATGGACGGAGAGATGGAGCGACCCGTCGCTATCGTCACCGGAGCATCTGCCGGCATCGGCGCTGCGACCGCGGAGCGTTTGGCCAGCGAGGGTTTCGAGGTCATCCTGGGGGCGCGGCGACTCGACAAGCTCGAAGAGGTGGCGGAGCGCAGCGGCGGGCGCGCCCTGCGCCTCGATGTCTCCGACGCCTCGTCGGTAGAGGCATTCGCCGCTGAGATCGAACGCGCGAACCTTCTCGTGAACAACGCGGGGCTAGCGGTGGGCGTGAACCGGCTCGCGGAGCTATCGGACGAAGCGGCGGAGACGATGTGGGGGACCAATGTCTTGGGACTGCTGCGCGTCACGCGCGCTCTGCTCCCTAAGCTCGAGGACTCCGGCAACGGCCACATCGTGAACGTCGGTTCCGTTGCCGGCCGCGAGGTGTATCCGGGCGGAGGCGGCTACACCGCGACCAAGCACGCGGTGCGCGCGATCACCCAAACGCTCCGCCTGGAGCTGGTCGGCAGGCCCGTCCGCATCACGGAGGTCGCTCCCGGGCTGGTGGAGACGGAGTTCTCCCTCGTCCGCTTCGCCAACGACCGCACCCAGGCGGCGAAGCCATACGAGGGGATAGAGGCGCTTACGGCGGAAGACGTCGCCGACTGCATCGCCTGGGCCGCCACCCGGCCCCCCCACGTGAACATCGACGAGATCGTCGTCAAACCGCGCGCTCAGGCGAGCGCGACGGTCGTCGCCAGAGAGCGCTAG
- a CDS encoding alkaline phosphatase family protein — protein MSRRLPAILLVVAVLAGTGIFFLNRLNADPSPAQDLSAAPRTFDSNDWLQRACALPKDELVRLWRGHHPVHSEDVTIVPLAPNYSGSFGVTSHSGPWDYLQNVPLVLYGPGNIRPAGVLDEYAAVIDIYPTVGALTGIELPRREGRELRVVEGGASPKLIVTLVWDGVGRNVLARWPDRWPHLARLEQQGASFLRASVGSSPSITPATHASMGTGVFPVDHGVTAIEFRDEDGTVRGVFGNRDPSDLEVSTFGDEVDRALGNEPIVGMLAWKSWHMGMLGHGSALPGGDADQLALIGSDHRITGNPDFYSTPGYLEEFPGLEDRAEELDRLDGQADGKWRGHEVLEQHDNPAWVEWQTDAVIEMLDREGYGTDEAVDLFFINYKPTDIVAHQHNMDSPEMGDTLEAQDAALGRLVEFLDRKVKDYVIVLTSDHGNTPPPTRSGAWPVLQGQLQEDIDAHFEAPEGKSLVRKTSAAGPFLNHQVARHLGVDAADVAEFLNSYRLRDNYGEPELPEDYRDRGDENILAAAFPSDGVERVMKCAFGTPRPPQDVEA, from the coding sequence GTGTCCCGGAGACTCCCAGCCATCCTCCTCGTCGTCGCGGTGCTGGCCGGCACCGGGATCTTCTTCCTCAACCGACTCAACGCAGATCCCTCGCCGGCGCAAGACCTGAGCGCCGCGCCGCGCACCTTTGACTCCAACGACTGGCTGCAGCGCGCCTGTGCGCTGCCGAAGGACGAACTGGTGCGTCTATGGCGGGGGCACCACCCGGTGCACTCGGAAGACGTGACGATCGTGCCGCTCGCGCCGAACTACTCGGGGTCGTTCGGCGTCACGAGCCACTCTGGGCCGTGGGACTACCTGCAGAACGTGCCCCTCGTCCTGTATGGGCCCGGGAACATCCGGCCCGCCGGCGTGCTCGACGAGTACGCAGCCGTGATCGACATCTATCCGACGGTCGGCGCGCTCACCGGCATCGAGCTTCCCCGTCGCGAGGGGCGGGAGCTTCGGGTTGTCGAAGGAGGCGCTTCGCCCAAGCTGATCGTCACCCTGGTCTGGGACGGGGTCGGGCGAAACGTGCTGGCGCGGTGGCCGGACCGGTGGCCGCACCTGGCGCGGCTCGAGCAACAAGGCGCTTCTTTCCTGCGGGCATCCGTCGGGTCGTCGCCGTCGATCACCCCCGCGACGCACGCCAGCATGGGAACCGGTGTCTTCCCCGTCGACCATGGCGTCACCGCGATCGAGTTCCGCGACGAGGACGGAACCGTCCGCGGGGTGTTCGGCAACCGAGACCCGAGCGATCTGGAGGTTTCCACCTTCGGCGACGAGGTGGACCGGGCGCTGGGGAACGAGCCGATCGTCGGGATGCTCGCGTGGAAGTCATGGCACATGGGGATGCTCGGCCACGGCTCCGCGTTGCCGGGCGGGGACGCCGACCAGCTGGCCCTGATCGGCTCCGACCATCGCATCACCGGCAACCCCGACTTCTACAGCACCCCCGGTTACCTCGAGGAGTTCCCGGGCCTGGAGGACCGGGCCGAGGAGCTGGATCGGCTCGACGGCCAGGCGGACGGGAAGTGGCGAGGCCACGAGGTGCTCGAGCAACACGACAACCCGGCGTGGGTCGAATGGCAAACAGACGCGGTGATCGAGATGCTCGACCGCGAGGGCTACGGCACCGACGAGGCCGTCGACCTCTTCTTCATCAACTACAAGCCGACCGACATCGTGGCGCACCAGCACAACATGGACTCACCCGAGATGGGAGACACGCTGGAGGCACAAGACGCAGCGTTGGGGCGCCTGGTCGAGTTCTTGGATCGAAAGGTGAAGGACTACGTGATCGTCCTCACGTCCGACCACGGGAACACACCGCCGCCGACGCGGTCGGGAGCGTGGCCGGTGCTGCAAGGACAGCTCCAGGAAGACATCGACGCCCACTTCGAAGCGCCGGAAGGGAAGTCGTTGGTGCGAAAGACGAGTGCCGCCGGCCCGTTCCTGAACCACCAGGTAGCCCGACACTTGGGAGTGGACGCGGCCGATGTGGCCGAGTTCCTGAACTCCTACCGGCTGCGGGATAACTACGGCGAGCCGGAGCTACCGGAGGACTACCGTGACCGAGGCGACGAGAACATCCTCGCGGCCGCGTTCCCGAGTGACGGCGTCGAACGCGTGATGAAGTGCGCGTTCGGAACGCCGCGGCCACCCCAGGACGTCGAGGCTTAG
- a CDS encoding DMT family transporter, producing the protein MSEPAPTGSGRSDLVGIGLAILGAVAFGTLAIFAKQAYAAGAQAIPLLALRFTVTSVLLVALHAVTRRPMWLGGRRTSRLLLLGGIGYGLESALFFLALERAPASVVGLVFYSYPIWTTLLAIALRLERFERRLALALAVGATGVASIFSLTSTPLVGPLLALGAAVVVAIFYIGAQLLSSGTPPATAATWTAIGAALSLAAVTSALRVGLPSEALVPAVGLGVATAIAFISTYAAIARIGSSRTSIANMMELVTTIALATILLAEELTLRLVIGATLVLLAIPILASKKREALPAADAA; encoded by the coding sequence TTGAGCGAACCCGCACCCACCGGATCGGGACGTTCCGATCTTGTCGGGATCGGTCTCGCGATCCTCGGAGCCGTCGCCTTCGGGACGCTGGCGATCTTCGCGAAGCAGGCGTACGCCGCCGGCGCCCAAGCGATCCCGCTGCTGGCGCTGCGCTTCACCGTCACCTCGGTGCTGTTGGTCGCCCTCCACGCGGTCACACGCAGGCCGATGTGGCTCGGAGGACGCCGGACCTCCCGGTTGCTCCTGCTCGGCGGCATCGGCTACGGCCTGGAGTCGGCGCTGTTCTTCCTGGCGCTCGAGCGCGCTCCCGCCTCGGTCGTCGGGCTCGTCTTCTACAGCTACCCGATCTGGACGACGCTGCTCGCGATCGCGCTGAGGCTCGAGAGGTTCGAGCGGAGGCTGGCTCTGGCCCTCGCGGTGGGGGCGACCGGCGTGGCATCGATCTTCTCCTTGACGTCGACCCCATTGGTCGGGCCTCTCCTCGCGCTGGGAGCCGCGGTCGTGGTCGCGATCTTCTACATCGGAGCACAGCTCCTCAGCAGCGGGACCCCGCCAGCGACGGCCGCTACCTGGACGGCGATCGGTGCCGCCTTGTCGCTGGCCGCGGTCACGTCTGCGCTGCGCGTGGGCCTGCCCTCCGAGGCGCTCGTCCCCGCAGTGGGTCTGGGCGTCGCCACCGCGATCGCCTTCATCAGCACCTACGCCGCGATCGCTCGCATCGGGTCTTCACGCACCTCGATCGCGAACATGATGGAGCTGGTCACCACGATCGCGCTCGCCACGATCCTGCTGGCTGAGGAACTAACTCTCAGGCTGGTGATCGGGGCAACGCTGGTCTTGCTCGCGATCCCGATCCTCGCCTCGAAGAAGCGAGAGGCGCTGCCGGCGGCCGACGCGGCGTAG
- a CDS encoding aldo/keto reductase, protein MRMTKLGSQGPEISAVGFGTWEAGGNAWGPEVPDERTIEAIRTGVDAGINWVDTAEVYGGGRSEQLVGEALKGRDDVMVFTKVASKNAGSGYRADEVRAGAEGSLRRLGRDWIDLYQIHWPASSFDVEETWGAMAQLVDDGLVRYIGVSNFDRTLIERCEQIRHVDSLQPHFSMLHQQGRNDLFPFCKENGTGVIAYGPLAYGLLTGTFTEETTFDQSDWRGGGHGISYYDKLFAPSKFERNIAKTQELKPVADRLGITLAQLALAWVFHQEGVTGAIAGSRSPHHVKDNAAAGSVELSEKDLDEIEAILGS, encoded by the coding sequence ATGAGGATGACCAAGCTGGGCTCGCAGGGGCCGGAGATATCCGCCGTCGGATTCGGCACCTGGGAGGCCGGCGGGAACGCGTGGGGACCGGAGGTTCCCGACGAGCGGACGATCGAAGCGATCCGCACCGGCGTGGACGCAGGCATCAACTGGGTCGACACCGCCGAGGTCTACGGCGGCGGCCGCTCCGAGCAACTCGTCGGCGAGGCGCTGAAGGGGCGCGACGACGTGATGGTCTTCACGAAGGTGGCCTCCAAGAACGCGGGCAGCGGCTACCGCGCGGACGAGGTGCGCGCGGGGGCCGAAGGCAGTCTGCGCCGGCTGGGGCGCGACTGGATCGACCTCTACCAGATCCACTGGCCCGCCTCTTCCTTCGACGTCGAGGAGACCTGGGGCGCGATGGCGCAGTTGGTCGACGACGGCCTCGTCCGCTACATCGGTGTCTCTAACTTCGATCGAACCCTGATCGAGAGGTGCGAGCAGATCCGTCACGTCGACTCCCTGCAACCGCACTTCTCGATGTTGCATCAGCAGGGACGCAACGACCTCTTTCCGTTCTGCAAGGAGAACGGCACCGGCGTGATCGCCTACGGCCCCCTCGCGTACGGCCTCCTCACCGGGACCTTCACCGAGGAGACGACGTTCGACCAGAGTGACTGGCGCGGCGGCGGTCACGGCATCAGCTACTACGACAAGCTGTTCGCTCCGAGCAAGTTCGAGCGCAACATCGCGAAGACCCAGGAGTTGAAGCCCGTCGCGGACCGCCTCGGCATCACGCTTGCGCAGCTCGCGCTGGCGTGGGTCTTCCACCAGGAAGGTGTGACGGGAGCGATCGCGGGATCGCGGTCTCCGCATCACGTGAAGGACAACGCCGCCGCCGGTTCCGTCGAGCTCTCGGAGAAGGACCTGGACGAGATCGAGGCGATCCTGGGGAGCTGA
- the rocF gene encoding arginase has protein sequence MDNNRVAIIGAPLDLGSSRRGVDMGPSAIRYSGLQERLERLGFDVNDRGNVTAELPEVASESDEHARFLPAILASCSQIARRVAEVAQQEELPVVLGGDHSIAMGTLAGLHSVKGPGGVIWVDAHGDLNTPENSPSGNVHGMPLAAALGKCGFSLDGMRDAPWVDTRRVALVGVRALDPGEKQLVSELGLHVFTMSDVDRRGLPDVMHEAVDSVAGDSFVHLSLDVDVCDPEIAPGVGTPVRGGFSYREAHLAMELIAEAKVLTSVEVVEVNPVLDHADETGILAVELVASALGASIL, from the coding sequence ATGGATAACAACAGGGTCGCGATCATCGGCGCTCCACTGGACCTCGGCTCCTCGCGCCGCGGCGTGGACATGGGGCCGAGCGCCATCCGCTACTCCGGACTGCAGGAACGGCTGGAGAGGCTGGGCTTCGATGTGAACGACCGCGGCAATGTGACCGCGGAGCTTCCGGAGGTTGCCTCGGAGAGCGACGAACACGCTCGCTTCCTCCCCGCGATCCTGGCGTCCTGCTCGCAGATCGCTCGGCGGGTGGCCGAGGTGGCGCAGCAGGAAGAGCTTCCGGTGGTGCTGGGAGGCGACCATTCCATCGCGATGGGAACGCTCGCCGGTTTGCATTCGGTTAAGGGCCCGGGGGGCGTGATCTGGGTGGACGCTCATGGCGACCTGAACACGCCCGAGAATTCGCCATCGGGGAACGTCCACGGGATGCCGCTTGCCGCGGCCCTCGGCAAGTGCGGCTTTTCGCTTGACGGCATGAGGGACGCACCCTGGGTGGACACGCGCCGCGTTGCGCTGGTGGGGGTGCGGGCCCTGGATCCCGGCGAGAAGCAGCTGGTGAGCGAGCTGGGGCTTCACGTGTTCACGATGTCCGATGTCGACCGGCGTGGCCTGCCGGACGTCATGCATGAGGCGGTCGACAGCGTCGCCGGAGACTCCTTCGTGCACCTCTCGCTGGACGTCGACGTCTGCGACCCCGAGATCGCGCCCGGCGTTGGGACCCCCGTCCGCGGCGGTTTCTCGTATCGGGAGGCGCACCTCGCGATGGAGCTGATCGCAGAGGCAAAAGTGCTGACGTCGGTCGAGGTCGTGGAGGTGAACCCCGTTCTGGACCATGCAGACGAGACCGGGATCCTCGCGGTGGAGCTGGTCGCGAGCGCGCTGGGCGCCAGCATCCTGTAG
- a CDS encoding SDR family oxidoreductase, with protein MDTGLRGRGVLVTGGAGGIGSAIVRTFAAEGARVGVHYRSSGDRADRLAAETGGVALRADLTVEAEADELVPAAIRDLGRLDVLVANAGAWPSEDQPVWDMSLERWRRTIAANLDSVFLSCRAFLRHVSDTGTGNIVIISSTAGLIGEAGHADYAAAKGALASGFLKSLKNEVTRVAPRGRANVVCPGWTETEMARDALQQEGFVERITRTMPLRKVGRAEDVARVVVALASDEISGHVTGQVVTVAGGMEGRVLHED; from the coding sequence ATGGACACGGGATTGCGCGGCCGCGGCGTGTTGGTCACCGGCGGAGCAGGTGGCATCGGGAGCGCCATCGTCCGCACGTTCGCGGCCGAGGGCGCCCGCGTCGGCGTCCACTACCGCTCCAGTGGCGACAGAGCCGACAGGCTCGCCGCCGAGACCGGCGGTGTCGCGCTGCGAGCAGACCTGACCGTCGAAGCCGAAGCCGACGAGCTGGTTCCCGCGGCGATCCGAGATCTAGGTCGTCTGGACGTTCTGGTGGCGAACGCCGGCGCGTGGCCGTCGGAGGACCAGCCCGTGTGGGACATGTCGCTCGAGCGCTGGCGCCGGACGATCGCGGCCAACCTCGACAGCGTCTTTCTGAGTTGCCGCGCCTTTCTCCGCCACGTCTCGGATACCGGCACGGGGAACATCGTCATCATCTCGTCGACCGCGGGGCTGATAGGCGAGGCAGGACACGCCGACTACGCGGCGGCGAAGGGTGCGCTGGCGAGCGGCTTCTTGAAGAGCCTGAAGAACGAGGTAACGCGCGTCGCGCCGCGCGGGCGCGCTAACGTCGTGTGCCCGGGGTGGACCGAGACCGAGATGGCGCGCGACGCGCTGCAGCAGGAGGGCTTCGTCGAGCGGATCACGCGCACGATGCCGCTGCGTAAGGTCGGCCGGGCGGAAGATGTCGCGCGGGTGGTGGTCGCGCTCGCCTCGGATGAGATCTCCGGTCACGTCACGGGCCAGGTGGTCACGGTCGCGGGAGGCATGGAGGGCCGCGTCCTCCACGAGGACTAG
- a CDS encoding patatin-like phospholipase family protein: protein MKLGLVLGGGGLVGMGYHAGALQALDDLGFDVGAADLMVGTSAGSVMAAYMAAGWKPTDFFEYAHGRHPDVQKDPEDPKEQMRRVFTPLSKSPADRVRRSIGSAYAVASSRGYVKRLGGGQPGRNLQRAFPAGLYSTEETRRRLREDLPLEWPERSLYLCAVDLYTGERVAFGHPAAPEATLPDAVLASTSIPGVFPPVKIGDRRYVDGGVSSATSLDLATDHGCELILCIAPLGYRSDGMTTARDPKMWAPMFVRSLFARSLRREVLSARERGSEVLVVRPWVSNLKMHGTNSMRQFDRVALADNAREGTIRLLEENADHPVARGWKRKSSRKKAG from the coding sequence ATGAAGCTCGGGCTCGTCCTAGGCGGCGGTGGTCTCGTGGGCATGGGCTACCACGCTGGGGCTCTGCAGGCTCTGGACGACCTCGGTTTCGACGTGGGGGCCGCGGATCTGATGGTCGGCACCAGCGCAGGCTCGGTGATGGCCGCCTACATGGCCGCGGGCTGGAAGCCCACGGACTTCTTCGAGTACGCCCACGGCCGCCACCCCGACGTCCAGAAGGACCCAGAGGACCCGAAGGAGCAGATGCGCCGGGTGTTCACGCCGCTGTCCAAATCTCCTGCCGACAGGGTACGGAGAAGCATCGGCTCTGCGTACGCGGTCGCTTCTTCGCGCGGCTACGTCAAACGGCTCGGCGGGGGCCAGCCGGGGCGAAACCTGCAACGGGCGTTCCCTGCGGGCCTGTACTCGACCGAAGAGACGCGGCGACGGCTCCGCGAGGACCTGCCGTTGGAGTGGCCGGAGCGCAGCCTCTATCTGTGCGCGGTCGACCTCTATACCGGCGAACGCGTCGCGTTCGGTCATCCCGCCGCCCCCGAGGCAACCCTCCCCGACGCCGTCCTTGCCTCCACCTCGATACCCGGGGTCTTTCCGCCGGTGAAGATCGGCGACCGCCGTTACGTCGACGGCGGCGTCAGCAGCGCCACCTCGCTCGACCTCGCCACCGACCACGGCTGCGAACTCATCCTGTGTATCGCTCCGCTCGGATACAGGAGCGACGGGATGACCACCGCGCGCGACCCGAAGATGTGGGCGCCGATGTTCGTGCGGTCTCTGTTCGCGCGCTCGCTTCGGCGGGAGGTGCTGTCGGCGCGCGAACGCGGCTCCGAGGTCTTGGTGGTGCGGCCCTGGGTGAGCAACCTCAAGATGCACGGGACGAACTCGATGCGACAGTTCGACCGAGTCGCGCTGGCGGACAACGCGCGCGAGGGAACGATCCGGCTGCTGGAAGAGAACGCGGACCATCCCGTCGCACGCGGATGGAAGCGCAAGTCGTCGCGGAAGAAGGCGGGGTGA
- a CDS encoding AMP-binding protein, with protein MSALTDGLNQLKDMANPRVMRTLREAGAVSPKAPLAIAKAFPWLVGRGPSMGIVAQMNAVTLGHKIAIFDRNGSLTWKEVDLRANQVANALTELGIRGNDRIALLLRNGGELVTVTLGAQKLGIVACPLNTWAKPKELKTTLEQSRASALIYDTAHSEQVAKCDLSALTHLFIGDPERAAEGSRSLEEVLAESSDRPPSPFTRDRGSAKIVIHTSGTTGTPKGAQRNASAAGMGALANLIAVVPYRRDDIVLCPAPMFHSFGLATFAVSSALGATMVLPERFDPEESLQLIEQHRATAASFVPVMIKRIVSLPEEVRARYDLSTLRVVLASGSAISPELRAAARETFGDLLYDLYGSTEIGWVTIATPEDMKAKPNTVGKPVPGIEIAVFSPQGDRLPAGQTGELFIKSDILFEGYTSGETKDERDGYMSIGDVGHLDDDGHLFIEGRADDMVIVGGENIYPIEIEALIESIDGVDEAAVLGVADEEYGEVLAAFVVGSASPDEITKVCKQELASFKVPRRIEKVPELPRTSTGKVIKRELLNNLGGADPLE; from the coding sequence ATGAGCGCTCTCACCGATGGCTTGAACCAGCTAAAGGACATGGCGAACCCGCGCGTGATGAGAACGTTGCGCGAGGCCGGAGCCGTGAGCCCCAAGGCGCCACTTGCGATCGCCAAGGCGTTTCCGTGGCTCGTCGGGCGGGGTCCGTCGATGGGGATCGTGGCGCAGATGAATGCCGTGACGCTGGGGCACAAGATCGCGATCTTCGACAGGAACGGCTCGCTGACCTGGAAGGAGGTCGACCTCCGCGCGAACCAGGTGGCGAACGCGCTCACGGAGCTCGGCATCCGCGGCAACGACCGGATCGCCCTATTGCTGCGAAACGGAGGCGAGCTGGTAACGGTGACGTTGGGGGCGCAGAAGCTAGGCATCGTCGCTTGTCCACTCAACACGTGGGCGAAGCCGAAGGAGTTGAAGACGACGCTCGAACAATCGCGCGCCTCCGCGTTGATCTACGACACGGCTCACTCGGAGCAGGTGGCGAAGTGTGACCTCAGCGCGCTGACGCACCTGTTCATCGGTGACCCGGAGCGAGCGGCCGAAGGGTCCAGATCGCTGGAGGAGGTCCTGGCGGAAAGCTCGGATCGCCCGCCGTCTCCCTTCACCCGCGACCGCGGCTCCGCGAAGATCGTGATCCATACCTCCGGAACCACCGGCACACCCAAGGGCGCACAGCGCAACGCTTCCGCCGCCGGGATGGGAGCACTCGCGAACCTGATCGCGGTGGTGCCCTATCGCCGCGACGACATCGTGTTGTGCCCGGCCCCTATGTTCCATTCGTTCGGCCTCGCCACCTTCGCCGTCTCCTCTGCCCTGGGCGCGACGATGGTGCTTCCGGAGAGGTTCGATCCGGAGGAATCCCTGCAGCTGATCGAGCAGCACCGGGCCACCGCGGCCTCGTTCGTCCCGGTGATGATCAAGCGCATCGTCTCCCTGCCGGAAGAGGTCCGCGCGCGCTACGACCTCTCGACCTTGCGCGTCGTGCTCGCGAGCGGGTCCGCCATCTCGCCAGAGCTGCGTGCCGCGGCGCGAGAGACGTTCGGCGACCTGCTGTACGACCTGTACGGGTCAACCGAGATCGGGTGGGTGACGATCGCGACACCCGAGGACATGAAGGCGAAGCCGAACACGGTCGGGAAGCCCGTTCCGGGCATCGAGATCGCGGTCTTCTCCCCCCAAGGCGACAGGCTCCCCGCGGGGCAGACGGGGGAGCTCTTCATCAAGAGCGACATCTTGTTCGAGGGCTACACGTCCGGAGAGACGAAGGACGAGCGCGACGGATACATGTCGATCGGCGACGTGGGGCATCTTGACGACGACGGCCACCTCTTCATCGAGGGTCGCGCCGACGACATGGTGATCGTCGGTGGCGAGAACATCTACCCGATCGAGATCGAAGCGCTGATCGAGTCGATCGACGGTGTCGACGAGGCCGCGGTGCTGGGCGTCGCGGATGAGGAGTACGGCGAGGTCCTCGCGGCCTTCGTCGTTGGCTCGGCGTCGCCCGACGAGATCACGAAGGTCTGTAAGCAGGAGCTCGCATCGTTCAAGGTCCCGCGGCGGATAGAGAAGGTGCCCGAGCTGCCGCGCACCAGCACGGGCAAGGTCATCAAGCGCGAGCTCCTGAACAACCTCGGCGGCGCGGACCCGCTGGAGTAG